GATCTTGAATATCCGCCACTAACTAATAAGAGTGTGGTTGCTGAGTTAAAATAAGATCGACTTAGTTATGATACTTAATTACATGAGAAAGCATACTCATTTTGAATGGGCGCCACAATATGTAATTGACATAAAAGTCCAACATGCATTTCATAGCCTCAATAATCAACATACCTGAATATGGATAAATACGTAATTAACTGAAAGAGAAAAATACTTAAGTTAGCGGAGATCACACATTTGCATTGTAGTCCCTCATATAGCATCCCCAAGCAAATCACTGTCCAAGCAGCTTCTAATcaatttttagccattcattATGGAATAGCATCTGTTGgaacaaaaaataattctttcatttttatttaactatttaatttataaaaataaaattttattaaatttaaaaataattttatcaagtTTAGCGGATTTAATTAGTTAACAGTTCAATGCACGACGAtgaactataaatttttatcaaactcTTTTATTTACCTGACCGaagatattttaattaataataaataaagtttgGTAGATCAATTTAAAATTGCTTATAGTTGGGGGGTCTCTTGACCCCTTAAACTTCcaaattgtttttatttatatttttatacataacTAAGCTATTCTATATGTAAAAACTCTACTGGTTGTTAATCACTAAATAAcctaattttatttgataaaaaataattaaaattatcaaatttaataaagctttttaattttttaattgaagtTACTTTTTTGTGAAAAGTTAGAAGTTGAGGGTGTCTTAATCAAAGagatatgttaaatttaatactTAAGGCCtctctgtacattttcaatttttttttNGTGCTCTCTCACTCTTCCtcgttgttgtttttttttcgactctctctctctctctctctctctctctctctctctcgctcgctcgctctaTACCTTCGTTCTCTACGCTTCACTCTCGCACATTTCCTCGTTTATTTTGTTCGCTTCTCTCTCCaattctcctcttctcctctcgtTTCTCCTAGGGTTGAGGGCTTTgtgcgtcgtcgtcgtcgtcgtcgtcttcttcttgcATGCATCCGCTCCGGTCTCGCGTCTATTTCGCGGAGACATGTGTTGGATTCAAGGGTTTCGCCCTCTGCTTCTCGCGCTTGCGTGGGGGTGCCTCTTCGCCCGTTCTCAATCCGATCCCGACGAGGGTAAGCTCTTATTTTCTTTGTCTTCATCTCGATCGGAATCTTTGAATCAGTTTTCATGGATTTTTCTCGATGTTTGTCCTCTTTAAGTTATCTTTTGAGGAATTTTAGACCTCTCGAACGAGATTATGAGGATGGAAATGATTTTGTGATGCGGTATTGTTTGATTCCGCAGTTTCTGCGCTAAGCGCTTTCAAGAAGGCCATCTATGAGGACCCTCGTTCGATTTTATCCAATTGGAATGCCCAAGATGCGAATCCTTGTGGCTGGCTCGGTGTCATCTGTGCCTTTCCTCAGAATCACGTGATTTCTATGTAAGTAATGGATTGAATCGATTTTGATCTGAATTGTGCTTTACAGATTTTTGgattatgtataaaaattatGGATGTATTGTCATTAGGATTAATTGCTCAAGAACCTAGTGTTTTGCCTGAATTTTGTGagatttgatacattttatggCTTGTGCAGTAACTTGCCCAATTCGTCGTTGACGGGATTCCTCACACCGGCGCTTGGATCTCTTAGTTATTTGCAAGAACTGTATGCAAGCCTTTTAGTTGCtgtttaattctttttaacATTGTTATCATGGATAAACGGGTAGcgcgctacctttttctcaaaaaaaaaaaaaaaaaacattgttaTCATGGACGATGTCATGTCGTGGAAGTTGTTCTATGAGCATCtcaagttttctttctttctttctttcttttttctttttttttttttgctgcagAGTTTTGAATGACAATGAACTTCTTGGGCCAATACCGGAAGAAATTGGCATGTTGAAAAGCCTAACCCTGTTgaatttgagttcaaatcaactatcGGGGCCCATCCCTCCGGCAATTGGTGACTTGACCAGCATCTTAAAATTGTAGGAAACAACAGTTATATTGATTTATCCTTATTATTTGTTTTCGAGTTTTTCCAGTGTTTTTATGTATTTTGCTACTGAATTATTCTCAGAGATCTTCACTCAAATATGTTAACTGGCACTATACCCTCTGAGCTTGGTAAACTGGTGAGCATGGTTGAGCTGCGTATGGACAAAAACATGCTAACTGGAGTTATCCCTGGAAACAACAGTTCACAGAAGTGAGTGATCTTCTTTGCTGGGTATTTGTGAAGTGAAGTTTAAGGAATAACCGTGACATTTGACATTAGCTTTAAGTATTCTGTtggtttataatattttcaatattctgAACAACTCTCCTAATCGTGAAGATTCTCCAAAAATGTTTTATTATGGCACTGAAGGCCTTAAAATGACCCGCTTGTAATCTTTTACTCTTTTCTAGCTGATAGCAAACTCCATAGCTTCAAATTTAGGCATGTAGATGGTCCATTCGTGAAATCTACAAGTAAGGatgaggaaaaaagaaattagacTGATAACCTAAATTTTGATCGATTCAACCTATAACCGATTAGGTTTTGCtttggaaaattttgaaaaaaattggtttgattttgatttgttttagaAACCATCAACATAGAAAGCAAATGGAGGACAAGAGACTCTAGTTATAGCTATCAAATTTGTTATCTTCATGTATAAGGGTGATAGATAGTagaaaagatttcaaaatcatctctctctctctctcatattacTGCGATTGCCAGtgaagaaattttaaattatttattttacaatgcAATGTATATTGATCATAGTACTGTAGTTGTTGGTGCATTGCCATTACTGAGGTGTAAGATTTTTTAATTGGAATTCTAGCTTGAAAGACAACTGATACTTAAACCACCTGATTACGAAAAACTTTACAATTTGATTATGTACTTGCTCTGGATTTTAACTGTAAGTTTTTATTCATTCAGTTTATCCTCTGAAGGAAAGGATACTGGTTTGTGCCAATTATCTCAGCTGAAAGATGCAAACTTCTCATTTAATATGCTTGTTGGGGAAATACCTAAATGCTTCAGGAGACTTCCAAGGTACAAACTTTGGTTAAACATTTAAGacgactttttttttatctgaatttAATATATTCTACAGCCTTCTTCTACAGATTAAGCTTTGAGGGAAATTGCTTCAATGATGGTGATTACTTGAATCATCCTGCTCAAAAATGTGAGATAACCTTTCTAAAAACGGTCTATCACTAAGAATATGATGTCCCATTTATTAGCAAAGTAGTGTGAGGTCAAAAGTCTATCCATACTTTTTTTCGACTGGCAAAAATGGATTTATTTGGAACACAATTAATGTGTTGAATATTGTGTTATCCGATAATTCTCCTTTTGGAATGGTTGTGCCATACCTTCTACACTCTACGCAAACCACTGGCTTTGTAACTATTGAGGTTTTGCTACTTCCGAAAATGCGCATAGGCTTccaatttatttcaattttacaTGCTTCAAATAGAAGCTCtttttacaatttatttataGGTATTAGAAACAATTGTTAATCCTGTCCCATGATCTAAGATCTGTATTATCTGTTTGATATATGGATCATATATCAGTATTTTCCTTTTAGATTGTCAGGTGGAATTGAACCttgaatttctttttaaattttcaggTGCAAATGGCCAGCAAATAACAGAAGAAACATACAGTAATCCCAGAGAAAAGCATAAGCATAATAAGCGAAAGGAACCACTATGGCTTCTTATTTTGGAAATAATTACTGGAACCATTTTCGCCCTTTTCCTCATTACATATATTGTTGGTGCCACTAAGAGATGCAAATCGAAATCCTCCACCGTCATTCCTCCAGGGAGAAGCACAAGCTGGAAGGATCAGACAGTAATACCAATCAGTTACTACTAGCATgactctctctatctctctcgctctctcatATTGCAGTACTATTTGGAGGATACTGTTGGCTCATTAATTTACTTGCTGCATTTTGTAGATGAAGACTTGTTGAAAGGTGTGTTGAAAGTAAGCCGTCAGGAGCTTGAAGTAGCTTGTGAAGATTTCAGCAACATAATTGGGTCTTCTTCAGATGCTGTAGTATACAAAGGCACTATGAAGGCTGGGCCTGAAATTGCTGTTATATCTCTTTGCATCTTAGAAGACTGCTGGACTAGCTCTGTTGAACTTTACTTTCAGAAAGAGGTAATCATTTCATCTCATCCATCTTTTTAAGTACAACAAATTTTAACTAAGCATGTTTTTATACTATTGCTTCAGGTAGCAGATCTTGCACGGATAAATCATGAAAACATAGCTAAGTTGTTAGGTTACTGCAACGAAAGCAATCCATTTTCAAGAATGCTAATTCTTGAATATGCATCTAATGGGACACTCTGTGAGCACCTCCATTGTAAGTTGAAGAAAAATCGCTCTTGCTTGTGATATGAGATTGGCTATTTCGACAAATTTCAAccgtcaattttttattttcttttagatgGTGATGGATGCCAAATGTCATGGCCTAGGCGCATGAGAATTGC
This genomic interval from Ananas comosus cultivar F153 linkage group 8, ASM154086v1, whole genome shotgun sequence contains the following:
- the LOC109714216 gene encoding probable LRR receptor-like serine/threonine-protein kinase At1g63430; amino-acid sequence: MCWIQGFRPLLLALAWGCLFARSQSDPDEVSALSAFKKAIYEDPRSILSNWNAQDANPCGWLGVICAFPQNHVISINLPNSSLTGFLTPALGSLSYLQELVLNDNELLGPIPEEIGMLKSLTLLNLSSNQLSGPIPPAIGDLTSILKLDLHSNMLTGTIPSELGKLVSMVELRMDKNMLTGVIPGNNSSQNLSSEGKDTGLCQLSQLKDANFSFNMLVGEIPKCFRRLPRLSFEGNCFNDGDYLNHPAQKCANGQQITEETYSNPREKHKHNKRKEPLWLLILEIITGTIFALFLITYIVGATKRCKSKSSTVIPPGRSTSWKDQTVIPINEDLLKGVLKVSRQELEVACEDFSNIIGSSSDAVVYKGTMKAGPEIAVISLCILEDCWTSSVELYFQKEVADLARINHENIAKLLGYCNESNPFSRMLILEYASNGTLCEHLHYGDGCQMSWPRRMRIALGIAYGLRYLHTELQPPFAIAELTSSAVYLTEDFSPKLVDFERWKTILSKPGMNTGCVVNGGLFHSYIDSRQRRYMDVQANTFAFGVILLELISGRPAFCKERGCLVDWALQYLGDPQDISKLVDPELKNVKPETLSVVCNAVSLCLEHEPTKRPSMQIITAVLEAAIETLPAAVLKDTPLAWAELVVSTAS